Proteins co-encoded in one Juglans regia cultivar Chandler chromosome 16, Walnut 2.0, whole genome shotgun sequence genomic window:
- the LOC108995677 gene encoding 7-deoxyloganetin glucosyltransferase-like: MGSISAGSRGHVVCVPYPLQGHINPMLKLAKLLHHKGFQVTFVNTQYNHNRLLRSRGPHALDGLPDFRFETIPDGLPPSDADVSQDMSALCVSSTKSCLAPLLNLIHKLNDMTTSSDVPPVTCIVSDGAMSFTLDAAEEFGIPNVLFWTSSSCGILGFMNCRQLVERGLTLVKDESYFKNGFLETAVDWIPGMKNVRLKDLPAVLPSTDENKIMIDFLIRETERSPRASAVVLNTFDPFEKDVLDALSSFLPPIYTIGPLPLHADQIEDDSLKSIGTNLWKEQPGCLEWLNTQEPNSVVFVNFGSITVMTPQQLVEFAWGLANSGKPFLWIIRPDLVVGDSAVLPPEFAIKTKDRYMLASWCPQEQILKHPSIGGFLTHCGWNSTLESVGGGVPMICWPFFADQMMNCRYCCTEWGIGMEIDNNVKRDEVEKLVRELMEGVKGKEMKKKVMDWKTKAEEAVKPGGSSHQNLDKLIADVLLPGNV, from the exons ATGGGTTCCATTTCTGCAGGTTCTAGAGGTCATGTTGTCTGTGTTCCATACCCACTGCAGGGCCACATCAACCCAATGCTCAAGCTGGCCAAGCTCCTCCACCACAAAGGCTTTCAAGTCACTTTTGTCAATACGCAGTACAACCACAACCGGTTACTCAGGTCCCGAGGCCCCCATGCCCTCGACGGCTTGCCGGACTTCCGTTTTGAGACCATACCCGATGGACTTCCACCTTCGGATGCCGATGTCAGCCAGGATATGTCTGCTCTTTGCGTCTCCAGCACAAAGAGTTGCCTCGCTCCACTCCTCAACCTCATCCACAAACTCAACGACATGACCACCTCTTCCGACGTACCGCCTGTGACCTGTATTGTGTCTGACGGCGCCATGTCCTTCACTCTTGATGCTGCTGAAGAATTCGGAATCCCAAATGTACTTTTCTGGACTTCTAGCTCTTGCGGCATCTTGGGCTTTATGAATTGTCGCCAACTAGTTGAACGAGGTTTAACACTCGTCAAAG ATGAAAGCTATTTTAAGAATGGGTTTTTAGAAACCGCTGTCGATTGGATTCCCGGGATGAAGAACGTCCGTCTGAAGGATCTTCCAGCTGTTCTTCCATCAACGGATGAGAACAAAATAATGATCGACTTCCTCATCCGTGAAACCGAGAGAAGTCCAAGAGCTTCGGCTGTGGTTTTGAACACGTTCGACCCATTTGAAAAGGACGTTTTAGATGCTCTCTCGTCTTTTCTTCCTCCTATATACACCATCGGTCCACTTCCGTTGCATGCCGATCAGATTGAAGACGACAGTTTGAAATCTATAGGTACCAATCTGTGGAAAGAACAGCCCGGGTGTCTGGAATGGCTAAATACACAAGAACCCAACTCAGTGGTGTTCGTGAATTTTGGGAGCATCACCGTGATGACGCCCCAACAACTCGTCGAGTTTGCTTGGGGACTCGCCAACAGTGGAAAACCCTTCTTGTGGATTATAAGGCCTGATCTTGTGGTGGGCGATTCAGCTGTTCTGCCTCCTGAATTTGCTATCAAGACTAAAGATCGATACATGTTAGCAAGTTGGTGTCCCCAAGAACAAATCCTGAAGCACCCATCAATAGGTGGGTTTTTGACGCATTGTGGGTGGAATTCCACGCTTGAAAGCGTGGGCGGTGGAGTGCCCATGATCTGTTGGCCCTTCTTTGCGGACCAAATGATGAATTGCAGGTATTGCTGCACTGAATGGGGCATTGGGATGGAGATAGATAACAACGTTAAGCGGGACGAGGTTGAGAAACTGGTGAGGGAGTTAATGGAGGGTGTTAAGGgtaaagaaatgaagaagaaggtgaTGGACTGGAAGACAAAGGCAGAAGAGGCTGTCAAACCTGGCGGTTCTTCTCACCAGAACCTGGACAAATTGATTGCCGATGTTCTCCTACCTGGAAATGTTTAA